A region of Stegostoma tigrinum isolate sSteTig4 chromosome 5, sSteTig4.hap1, whole genome shotgun sequence DNA encodes the following proteins:
- the arf1 gene encoding ADP-ribosylation factor 1, translated as MGLSLPTFLKNIIGKKEMRILMVGLDAAGKTTILYKLKLGEIVTTIPTIGFNVETVEYKNISFTVWDVGGQDKIRPLWRHYFQNTQGLIFVVDSNDRERVNEAKEELMRMLAEDELRDAVLLLFANKQDLPNAMNAAEITDKLGLHQLRQRTWFIQATCATSGDGLYEGLDWLSSQLKSNK; from the exons ATGGGGTTGTCTCTTCCAACATTCCTCAAAAATATTATTGGAAAAAAGGAAATGCGTATTCTCATGGTGGGTCTAGATGCAGCTGGCAAGACCACCATTTTGTACAAACTGAAATTGGGTGAAATTGTAACCACTATTCCCACTATAG GCTTCAATGTAGAAACTGTGGAATACAAGAACATTAGTTTTACAGTGTGGGACGTGGGTGGACAGGATAAGATCCGTCCACTTTGGCGCCATTACTTTCAGAATACACAAG GTTTGATTTTTGTGGTTGACAGTAACgatagggagagagtgaatgaagCTAAAGAAGAGTTGATGAGAATGCTAGCTGAAGATGAGCTACGGGACGCTGTGTTATTACTGTTTGCAAACAAACAG GATTTGCCGAATGCAATGAATGCTGCAGAGATCACAGATAAACTAGGTCTGCATCAACTCCGTCAAAGGACCTGGTTCATTCAGGCAACCTGTGCAACCAGTGGAGATGGCCTGTATGAAGGACTGGACTGGCTGTCCAGCCAGCTTAAAAGCAACAAATAA